The genomic interval CCTTCCCTCTCAACCTCGCAAGGCTTGTCAGCGTCACATTCCCAGAATTCAGCTCATTACTCAGCTTAGCAGTATCGACTGAGACCCCAGTATTAATTGAGGTAACATCAATCGTAACAGTCATCTTCTTCGTTTTCCTAGCTTTGGCACGTCCCTTGATAATATCTCCATAACCCACAACAGCATTCCCATTATAACTTACGTTAGCAGTGCTATGATCAAACTTGAAGTGCCCGAAATTCTTGTTCTTCACTGCGATTTCGGCATTCAAAGTCATGCTGAAGAAGGGGGAGCCCGATGCACTATAGTTGAGATTATCCACCGTCACGGATCTCAGCCTAGCACTTGGAGTTTTGATGCGCATCACTGTCAATGCAAAAACCAGAATGATTATGGTCTGGAAAACAACCCCAGCTATGATATACGCAAAGCATTTCCTATTCTGCCTGCTCTTGAATTTCTCGGACTCCAACATGGCTGTATATGTACTGGGTTTGAAACCTTGCCAAGATATATATTCCTTTTAGCTGGATTGGCTAAAGTGATATTTTTATGCTATTAATGGAGTTGGTTGCTTTCAATATATATGGAACCAAGGAGTAGTACTAgacataaatttctttattcttcGTGGAATATGAACATGCATGATTAATATTGTGGAATATTGTGTTCATGTTATTGGACCTAATGAAAACGTACGAAAAACCCCGTAGCCATTTGGTTATTGTCAATATAGGCGccttgaaaattacacaaaaaataattgaaaataggACTAAGAAAGAAACTTCTTCTGATCAGAGCTTCAGCGCCCACACCCATGCCAGCTTCATACATCTTGGTCTACGCGTACGTACGTAGCAATTACCAAGAAACGAGTTAATCTTTGATCAATTGGAGCATGCATGTACGTAGTAGGGCATGCATTTTGTTCCTGCACGCAAAAGCGTGTGATTTTAAATGGCCGGAGACTACTCACTACTCGCGCTTGATCGGCCGTATCTATAATATATGCAGGGTTATTGACTAATTAAGAGGTTAGTTCATTAATTTCACTGCTTTCACATATAATGCCAACGATAGCGAAACTAATTCATGGGTCCCTCTTTTGACAAACCTCGTTCAAAATTCAGTTTCAAATTTAATCagctttattattttattttttaaaaaatttccagcttttgttttggattctctgtttgtatatatatattgactttcTTCTGtcaaaatatcggccggtaattaatttataaatgttttagcTTGAAATCTTTTAAACTCATATGTGAATTCATCAGATTCTTCATCACATGAAAGgaatgtaaagaaaaaagaggtttCGATCTTTGATTACTATTTCCTATATTCATTTAGAATTTGTCACAATTTGGCtatctttatataaatatatatatttatttatttatatatatgctatgaGAGCAAACAGAGACAATCCTGGACTCCACAAGCAAATTGCCATAAATTagttttaataattagttttaGGGCTTGAAGTTTTgagcatatataattaaaggtAATTTGGagcatctataaaaataaaatctatcattattttaatgTTGGAATTAATCGGATGCACGTTAATCTCGATCTATTCACTGAGGCTTAATTTACTCATGAGAAAAAAACAGAATCGTACGCTTAGGCACTTGCAAGATTAACGAGTTTGGATTAATGCAACCGCGCGCTCCGTCAGTAGCGTGATGGGGTGTGCATTTTGACCACACCCAttctattttcttaatcattgtTTGCATTGATTAAGAATAAGAATACAATAGAAGTTGAGTGGTTCAATGAAAATCTTTATAAGAGACATAAcgtagaaaaattaattaaaatgagacAATTATTAAGTATTCTCGGAATATAGTACTACGTGAAAAATCAAGTGTTCAGATCCTAAATATACCTAGACTAGGGGTGAATAggtgtttttctaaatttattgaactatttaaatttataatcaaccaatcgatcatattaaataatcaACACATCAATTTTGATAACGAAATGGAAATtacttatttgaaaaatgttttcaaaatctaaaatttctcAATGTGTAAGTCGCTACCTAAAATCTACTATAGAAATTAAGTACTTCGTAACTACTAATTTAGAAACATTTACAAGATCATTAAAATAACTAAATCTAGCTTGTAACACCATGAGTATCCCACTTAATCTGATATGCACTTTGGCAGCTCCAGACTACCAGCCTTTCTATAGTTTCGCCACGAGCACTAACTCGAACTCAATACCTAGGAAGCTCCAGAAATCCTTGCAGCCAACAAACACGTCCTTACCAATGGAGTCAGTAGTACTCGAACACGGGCACAATATGATAGAGGTCTGTTTATTCAATAGAAAATCTGTTTTTAATACGCAATGAATCTCCTTAAGATTTTCTCTAAAAAGTACAATAAATATGACATCTCTGGCCTCTCTCCACACCCCTGAAGTTGTGCATGAtattgttctatatatatatttagggtTTGAGAAAACCACTTAAAGAATCCAAACcctaataaaaaattgatttttagaattttcactCAACCAAACAGTCGAGTGAACATTTTGTCCAGTTTTTGACCCCTAAATGTTGGCATCTAAACATTCTTGTGAaacataaatttgtaaataattgaGTTAGATTTTCAAAGACATCATTATCATCTCAATCcgatatgagaataaaaaattatgaataatttactcaacatatttacaatcCAATTAGACTAATTTTTGTCATAAAAACATaccaatatattatttttacactaacactACGGATGGCACGGTATTCACATTCTGTCACAATATTGCGCAACTaaagttttttatataaatataaattttaattaatacatCATAAGTTGGTGTAATCAGGAGTTTTGTTGATTGACGCTATTGCCCTTTACGTGCTCTGCTAGGGTTCCGTCTCCTTGTTTGTTgtggctgcatggcagccgtgGATGGCCATTCTTCTGGCCGTCCATCCTTCGCCGAAATGGCTGTTGCGGCGCCGCAACCACTCCCTGAAATCTCAGTTGCCCATCGTGTTCCAAAAGTAATGGAcggagaaatattttttcaattctcaaaggAAGAAATCAACAGATCTGCGGAACCTTTCCGCTTCTCGATTGTGATCAAGTTCCTCCGCCAACGTCCCTCTCTGGATGCGATTCATGCATTCATTGCCAGTCGATGGGGTCTGTCTTCTATCCCGGAGGTTTCCTCTATGAAATTGCCCCGAAACGTCTTCATCAGATTGGCTACGGAAGCAGACTTTGTGAAGGCCATGTCCCGTGAATCATGTGAAGTGAATGGAGTGGCTTACCGTGCGTTCCACTGGTCTCCTAATTTTAATGAGGAACATGAACCTTCTAATGTTCCGGTGTTGATCCTCCTTCCCGGATTACCCCCcaacttttatcaagaatcgTTCCTTCAGATCTTCACCGCTCTGCTTGGTCGATTCATACGCAGGGATAATTCCACGCGTTGTGCGACCCGAACTGATGGAGCTCGGCTTTGCTTGGAGATGGATGCTGCTAAGGAGCCGATCTCGTACTTCTGGATTGGCACTCCTGGTCTGGATACGAGCAGAAAACAAGAGATTATTTTTGAAACGTTGCCGGCGTATTGTGGTAAGTGCAGAGTGCAGGGACATAACTCTAAGACCTGTCGAGCAAGTAAACCCAAGCAGGAGGAACGAAACCGGGGACGGAACAAAGAAAAGGATGAATCGGGTGGAAACACTTCATCTCAGAAAGAGGATGGTGAAATAAATAATCCTCTGTTTTTCCCTCCCGAAACAGAGGCTGCTGAACCTGTGGCGCCGTGTGAGGATGAAGTTAAAACTCAACATGGGGTTCACGATCAGGAACGATGACAGGGGAATATGTTTCTGGTGGACCAAGTACTGATAATAAACTGGACGGTGAGATTCTAGTTCCTAGTTCTCCTGAGACTGAGTCCGTTAAAGATGTCAGTCTGGAACAGCCTGGGAACAGCTTGGAAACTCACTCTGATCTGGGGAAGAATATGGAATTCAATGCTCATCGTATTAGAGAAGTGATAGTGCCTTCGGAGGATGCAGGTAACCTTCTGAaccaaaatgatattttctcctttaatgTGGAATCGCTTCCTACTCTGATACTAGAGGAACCTGCCTTCATTACGATTAAGGATAATGAACTGAATTTACCTACTGAAAGTTGCAAGGAAAATATTGACAATTATCCTGAAGATATTGTCTCTGAGCCGGACCCCGATATCCCTCCAGATGTGTTACCTCTTTATAAGGAGTACCATTCGGAGTCTGAAGATAAAcaggtaaagaaaaaatataagaaaaaaaaattgagaaagttaGAAGCTCCACTCGGGTCATCACCCGCCCCTCTACTTTAtctttatgaataattctataATTGTTTGGAACGTCTGTGGCATTGGTACCTCTCGTTGCAGATTAAAGAATTTAGTTTCCAAGTTCAAACCTCAACTGGTTGCGGTTCTTGAAACGTTTCAAAATGTGGACAAAGCCATAAGGCTGCAGCATTATCTTCATTTTGATTCCTTTTCTTCTAATGTGGATGTTGGTGGTAAAATCTGGATCTTTTGGGCTAATTCTCTTGATATTCAAGTGGTGAGATCCAACTTGCAGTTTGTTTCACTTCGGGTCAACATTGGGTCCTTTCAGTTTTTATTAACTATCGTCTATGCTAAGTGTAGTATGTACAAGAGAAAAATTATGTGGGAGGACCTTAGCTCCCAAGTTATGGGACCGGCTCCTTGCCTGTTTACTggggactttaatattattaagaataattCAGAGAGAAGGGGTGGATCTCCTAGATCTAATGCGGCGATGGCGAACTTCAATGATTGGATTCACCAAGGTGGATTGGTTGAGATGAATTCTAAAGGCAGtattttttcttggtgtaatgggcagtcggGTCTTGCTAGGTCTTGGGCTAAGCTGGATCGTGTTCTTATGGATTTTTCCTTGCTTTCGTATTTCCCGAATACAGTTTGCTCTTACTTGCCTAGAACAACTTCTGATCACGCCCCCATGGTTATTGAGTTCAAGTTGGATCCTTCTTCTTATGGCCCTTCGCCTTTTcgctttcaacaaatgtgggtggatcatcctcAATTCTTGTCGTGCGTCAAGCAGGCTTGGTCTGCTACTTTTGATGGCCATGGGCTCTCTAAATTGGCTTTTTAAATTGAAGATTACTAAGGTCACCTTGCGTGAATGGAATAAACAGAATTTCGATCATACTAAAATGCATATTATATCCCTTGAGAAGCAAATTGAGGAGTTGGAAAAAAAACTTCAGCAAAATTGGGATGATTCTACGGAGCGGGATCTTATTGCTGCCTCAGCGGAATTGGATAATTGGCTCCGTCGTGAAGATACtagattggctcaaatggcCAAGTTAAAATGGCATATGGAAGGAGACCGgaatactaaattttttcatgcttgacTTGCTAATAAACGGGGTAAAAAAGTGATGTACATGAGATCATCGAATGGTATGGTCTTTAACTCGCCGGAGAGTATTCATCAGGGTGCTGtggattatttttcttctttttcgcAGGGATCCCAGATTAGCTTGTTACCTGATTTATCTACTCTTATTTCTCCTATTATTTCTGATTCTGACAATTTGATGTTGTGTGGGATGTCTTCTATGAAGGAAGTGTCTTCTGCTCTTTCTTCTATTCCTTCTAACAGTTCTCCGGGACCTGATGGTTTTAGCTCGGGCTTTTTCAAAAGTTATTGGGATATTGTGAAAAAAGATGTCTTGGAAGccatttctgaattttttaattcaaaatatcttCCAAGATTTTTCACTGCATCTTTTCTGGTCTTAATTCCAAAGGTTGATACTCCctctgggtttgataaatttaggccaatcAGCCTTTGCTCGGTGTTCTATAAAATATGCTCCAAAATCATTGTTAATCGGCTGACAGGTTTCCTCTCTAGAATGATTTCGTGGGAACAAGGAGCTTTCATTCCAGGGAGAAgtctctttgaaaatattaccattACTCAGGAAATGATTCACTCCATTAATAAAAAGGCCCATGGTGGTAATAACatgattaaattagatatggctAAAGCTTATGATTGCGTGGATTGGTTGTTTCTTCTGGAGGTTCTTCgttgttttgggttttcttctaatttttgtgaTCTTATCAGAACTTGCATCTCGACTCCTTGGtactctattatgatgaatggcacAATTAAAGGATTTTTCAAAGCTGGCCGAGGTTTACGTCAGGGTAACCCTCTTTCtccttatctctttattatacTTCACGAGATTCTCTCTAGATTGATCAAGCAAAGTGTGGAGGCTAAAAAATTTGGTCAATTCTCCCAGGCCCGAGGTACGCCCAGAatctctcatcttatgtatgctgatgatgtagttattttttctaatggtagctcTCAAGCTATTAGGGAGATCTAATCTGTGCTCCATAAATATGAGAGCTGGTCGGGCCAGTGTATCAATCACTCTAAATCTGCCATTTTCTGCTCCCAAAAAATCTCTGTTGTTCGCAAAAGCTTATTATTATGGAAGACTGGATTTTCATAaggatcttttcctttcaaatatcttggAGTGCCTATTATTTTGGGTCGTCTCAAACAGGTTCATCTGGAAGATATGCTGGCGAACATCCAAAGGAAAATTTCGGGGTGGAATATGAGATTTCTGTCGACGGGTGGCCGTCTTACCTTACTTCGTCACGTTATTTCTAGTATGGCTCTTCATCTTTTTGCTGTCCTTCAAGTCCCTCAAGCTTCTATTAATAACATTCACCGTATGATGAgtactttcttttggggggagCATAATGGcaaaggtaagaaaaaatgggtgaCCTGGAATTCTATCTGCCGTCCCGTGGAGGAAGGAGGTTTGGCGCTTAGAAACATCGATGATATGT from Juglans regia cultivar Chandler chromosome 2, Walnut 2.0, whole genome shotgun sequence carries:
- the LOC108979438 gene encoding late embryogenesis abundant protein At1g64065-like, with the translated sequence MLESEKFKSRQNRKCFAYIIAGVVFQTIIILVFALTVMRIKTPSARLRSVTVDNLNYSASGSPFFSMTLNAEIAVKNKNFGHFKFDHSTANVSYNGNAVVGYGDIIKGRAKARKTKKMTVTIDVTSINTGVSVDTAKLSNELNSGNVTLTSLARLRGKVTLMKVMKKKKTAEMNCTMTVDLKSKAVHILDCE
- the LOC108979434 gene encoding uncharacterized protein LOC108979434; its protein translation is MAAVDGHSSGRPSFAEMAVAAPQPLPEISVAHRVPKVMDGEIFFQFSKEEINRSAEPFRFSIVIKFLRQRPSLDAIHAFIASRWGLSSIPEVSSMKLPRNVFIRLATEADFVKAMSRESCEVNGVAYRAFHWSPNFNEEHEPSNVPVLILLPGLPPNFYQESFLQIFTALLGRFIRRDNSTRCATRTDGARLCLEMDAAKEPISYFWIGTPGLDTSRKQEIIFETLPAYCGKCRVQGHNSKTCRASKPKQEERNRGRNKEKDESGGNTSSQKEDGEINNPLFFPPETEAAEPVAPCEDEVKTQHGVHDQER